The window TCCGAGTCAACCGCGAGAGCCTGGCTCATCTGGATGGGCTCCAGCTAGGGGTCCGGCAAGGGCCCAAAGGAGTCGAATTCATGTTCCTGAATCCTCTCGCGAAACATAGCTGTGGGTGCGGGCACACGTTCTCGGAAGAAACGCCGAACGCACAAGAAAAGGGAGCCGAAGCAAACAAATGACCGTGAACGAAGCGATCACTCTCGGCCGGGATTGCGAGGCAATCCAAATCCCAAGCGGTATCAGGCTTACCCTTTCCGCTGGTACACGGGTCCAACTCACGCAGTCGCTGGGCGGCACCTACACGGTGATGACGGAAACCGGGCTTCTGGCCCACATCGCGGGCAAAGACGCCGACGCTATCGGCCAGGACATCGTACCGTCACCAATCGGCAGCGCGGGCGGCATGGCTGAGGAGCCCGTAGAGAAATTGGTCTGGGATCGGTTGAAAACGTGCTTCGATCCTGAGATTCCCGTCAACATCGTAGAGCTCGGCCTCGTGTATTGCTGCGAAGTGACTCCCCTGGCGGAAGGGGGGAATAAAGTTGAGTTACGTTTCACGCTGACGGCTCCGGGTTGCGGAATGGGCGATGTGCTCAGGAGAGACATCGAAAGCAAGCTTCGCAGCGTTCCGGGCGTCATCGAGGCCGACATCCAGGTCGTCTTTGACCCGCCCTGGAACCCGAGCTTGATGTCGGAAGCGGCAAAGCTGCAGCTTGGCCTGCTGTGAGCCTGCTGTGAGGAGTGGAGATCAGTGCAACGCGCAACAGAAAGTAGGGGAGGAACCCGTAGTAGCGATATGCCAACGGTTCCAGCGAAAGCCCACAGAGAAGAAGTCATGACCCCGCCGGATATCGGTCTGAGCTGCACGATGGCAGAGATTCTCCATGCTTATCCAAACGCCAAGATAGCGTTGTTCATTCGGTACCACATCGGAGGGTGTGCCAGTTGCAGCTATCAGCTCAGTGACACGCTGGCGGAGGTCTGCCGGAATTACAGCATCGCGGATCCTTCGGAGGCAGTGCTCGCCTGCATCCGACAAAGCGCAAGCGTGGAGGCGAAGATCCATGTCTCCCCGGAACAAGTCGTCGGCGCAATCGAGCGAGGAGAGGACCTGCGGCTTCTCGATGTGCGATCGGCCGAGGAATGGCAGGCAGGCCGCATTCCGGGAGCGCAGCCTGTCACGGTGGAATTGACCTTCGAGGCGCTCGATTCCTGGCCTAAGCAGACCCCGATTGTCTTCTACTCGAACGAGGGACGAAGAAGTCTCGACAAGGCGGCTTACTTCCAGGCCTATGGCTTCACAAACGCGCGAAGCCTCGACGGTGGAATCCAGGCTTGGCCAGGCAAGATCGAATCAACCCTGGCAGGGCGCTCTCTGGGGTGAAAGGAGCAGTTGATCCATGGCCTATATAATCGCTGAACCGTGCATCGGAACAAAAGACACCGCCTGTGTGGATGTGTGCCCGGTTGATTGCATCCACCCGGCTAAAAATCGTGATTATCACGGCGGGCCGGAGAACCAAGGAACAAAAAACTTCGACGAAGTGCCGCAGCTCTATATAAACCCGCAGGAGTGCATTGACTGCGGCGCTTGCGTTCCAGTCTGCCCGGTGACAGCTATTTTCGTGCTCGAAGATCTGCCAGAAAAGTGGGCCAACTATACCCAAATCAATGCTGACTATTTCAAGCCAGCGGCTGGATAGGTCGCGACCCACCGGGCGAGCCCATATTTC of the Candidatus Acidiferrales bacterium genome contains:
- the sufT gene encoding putative Fe-S cluster assembly protein SufT: MTVNEAITLGRDCEAIQIPSGIRLTLSAGTRVQLTQSLGGTYTVMTETGLLAHIAGKDADAIGQDIVPSPIGSAGGMAEEPVEKLVWDRLKTCFDPEIPVNIVELGLVYCCEVTPLAEGGNKVELRFTLTAPGCGMGDVLRRDIESKLRSVPGVIEADIQVVFDPPWNPSLMSEAAKLQLGLL
- a CDS encoding rhodanese-like domain-containing protein, with amino-acid sequence MTPPDIGLSCTMAEILHAYPNAKIALFIRYHIGGCASCSYQLSDTLAEVCRNYSIADPSEAVLACIRQSASVEAKIHVSPEQVVGAIERGEDLRLLDVRSAEEWQAGRIPGAQPVTVELTFEALDSWPKQTPIVFYSNEGRRSLDKAAYFQAYGFTNARSLDGGIQAWPGKIESTLAGRSLG
- a CDS encoding ferredoxin family protein, giving the protein MAYIIAEPCIGTKDTACVDVCPVDCIHPAKNRDYHGGPENQGTKNFDEVPQLYINPQECIDCGACVPVCPVTAIFVLEDLPEKWANYTQINADYFKPAAG